One Cryptomeria japonica chromosome 9, Sugi_1.0, whole genome shotgun sequence genomic window carries:
- the LOC131061018 gene encoding serine carboxypeptidase-like 45, giving the protein MDLTLHNMFFEMLRLGILLSLITVQVTLSAYEPDLINKLPGQNQNIISKQYGGYITTGEDNGRALYYYFVQAETNPTSRPLALWLNGGPGCSSLGYGAFMEHGPFRPKGSVLEKNMYSWNMEANLLYVESPVGVGFSYSNTSSDYEYQNDTLTAEDNLAFLLNWYEKFPQFKDVDFYITGESYGGHYVPQLAALVLDYNKSPNITPIKLKGIAIGNPFLEMEMSINNGEFMWSHGLISDQTYQLQQDVCNTSKLWLEAYVLGKESQACIDVFNRVKGEVGNVNNYDVILGNCLAASADHAVQTTASGKLGRLQKKIKEKFNFVDLCIEDEIYSYLNRDDVQKALHANTTGLSYAWSLCQRGNLHYDEGNRAISVLPVLSDLLKSGLPIMLFSGDQDAVVPFTATRTIANNLAKQLELLTLIPYRSWYDQRQVAGWTQSYGHLVEGKNQTILTFASVRGAAHEVPYTSPSQGLTLFRAFIRESSLPEK; this is encoded by the exons ATGGATTTAACACTGCATAATATGTTTTTTGAAATGCTGCGATTGGGTATTCTATTGTCATTGATTACTGTTCAGGTAACTTTAAGTGCATATGAACCTGATCTCATAAATAAGTTGCCAGGCCAAAATCAAAACATTATCTCCAAACAGTATGGTGGGTATATTACAACTGGAGAAGACAACGGTAGAGCTTTATATTACTACTTTGTACAGGCAGAGACCAATCCCACTTCTAGGCCATTAGCATTATGGCTCAATGGAG GGCCTGGATGCTCATCGCTTGGATATGGCGCATTCATGGAGCATGGTCCTTTCAGGCCCAAAGGAAGTGTTTTGGAGAAAAATATGTACTCTTGGAACATGG AAGCAAATCTGCTCTATGTAGAGAGTCCAGTTGGAGTGGGATTTTCATATTCCAATACTAGTTCAGACTATGAGTATCAAAATGATACACTAACTG CTGAAGACAATTTGGCATTTCTTTTGAATTGGTATGAGAAATTTCCACAGTTCAAAGACGTAGACTTTTACATAACAGGAGAGAGCTATGGAG GACACTATGTGCCACAATTAGCAGCCCTTGTACTGGATTACAACAAAAGCCCAAACATCACACCTATCAAACTGAAAGGAATTGCT ATTGGCAATCCCTTTTTGGAGATGGAGATGAGCATAAATAATGGAGAATTTATGTGGTCGCATGGTTTGATCTCTGACCAAACCTATCAACTGCAACAGGATGTCTGTAACACTTCCAAATTGTGGCTAGAAGCTTATGTTCTAGGCAAAGAATCACAAGCTTGTATAGATGTATTTAACAGGGTAAAGGGTGAAGTCGGAAATGTGAATAACTATGATGTTATCTTAGGCAATTGTCTAGCAGCCTCAGCTGATCATGCAGTGCAGACAACAGCATCTGGAAAGCTAGGGAGGCTTCAAAAGAAA ataaaagaaaaatttaacttCGTTGATCTGTGTATTGAAGATGAGATATACTCATACTTGAACAGGGACGATGTGCAAAAGGCCCTTCATGCAAATACAACAGGCCTATCCTACGCTTGGAGTTTGTGCCAGAG AGGCAATCTACATTATGACGAAGGAAACAGAGCAATCAGTGTCTTACCAGTCCTATCTGATCTTCTGAAATCTGGCCTACCTATCATGCTCTTCAG TGGAGATCAAGATGCAGTTGTGCCATTCACGGCCACAAGAACAATTGCCAATAATCTGGCCAAGCAGCTAGAACTACTCACTCTTATACCATACAGGAGTTGGTATGATCAGAGACAG GTGGCAGGATGGACACAATCATATGGTCATCTAGTAGAAGGGAAGAATCAGACAATTCTTACTTTTGCAAGTGTAAGGGGTGCAGCACATGAGGTGCCATATACTTCTCCATCTCAGGGACTGACTTTGTTCCGGGCTTTCATCAGAGAATCATCTTTGCCTGAAAAGTGA
- the LOC131858177 gene encoding serine carboxypeptidase-like 46 — translation MDLALYNMFFEMLRLSILLSLITLQVTLSAYEPDLINKLPDQKQNIISKQYGGYITTDKNNGRALFYYFVQAETNPTSMPLVLWLNGGPGCSSLGYGAFMEHGPFRPKGSVLEKNMYSWNMEANLLYVESPVGVGFSYSNTSSDYEYQNDTLTAEDNLAFLLSWYEKFPEFKDVDFYITGESYGGHYVPQLATLVLDYNKSPNITPIKLKGIAIGNPLLEMEMSLNNGEFLWSHGLISDQTYQLEKDVCNASRMFLEVYVLGKESQACIDVYNRITGEIGNVKEHDVILGSCLAAQVDHAVQTTASGKLGELQKKVSSFT, via the exons ATGGATTTAGCATTGTATAATATGTTTTTTGAAATGCTGCGATTGagtattttattgtcattgattaCTCTTCAGGTAACTTTAAGTGCATATGAACCTGATCTCATAAATAAGTTACCTGACCAAAAACAAAACATCATCTCTAAACAGTATGGTGGATATATTACAACAGACAAAAACAATGGTAGAGCATTATTTTACTACTTTGTACAGGCAGAAACCAATCCCACTTCCATGCCATTAGTATTATGGCTTAATGGAG GGCCTGGATGCTCATCGCTTGGATATGGAGCATTCATGGAGCATGGTCCTTTTAGGCCCAAAGGAAGTGTTTTGGAGAAAAACATGTACTCTTGGAACATGG AAGCAAATCTGCTCTATGTAGAGAGTCCAGTTGGAGTAGGATTTTCATATTCCAATACTAGTTCAGACTATGAGTATCAAAATGATACACTAACCG CTGAAGACAATTTGGCATTTCTTTTGAGTTGGTATGAGAAATTTCCAGAGTTCAAAGATGTAGACTTTTATATAACAGGAGAGAGCTATGGAG GACACTATGTGCCACAATTAGCAACCCTTGTACTCGATTACAACAAAAGCCCAAACATCACACCTATCAAACTGAAAGGAATTGCT ATAGGCAATCCCCTTTTGGAGATGGAGATGAGCTTAAATAATGGAGAATTTTTGTGGTCGCATGGTTTGATCTCAGACCAAACCTACCAACTGGAAAAGGACGTCTGTAACGCTTCCAGAATGTTCCTAGAAGTTTATGTTCTAGGCAAAGAGTCTCAAGCTTGTATAGATGTATATAACAGGATAACTGGCGAAATTGGAAATGTGAAAGAACATGATGTTATCTTAGGCAGTTGTCTAGCAGCTCAAGTTGATCATGCAGTGCAGACAACAGCATCTGGAAAGCTAGGGGAACTTCAAAAGAAAGTAAGCAGTTTCACTTGA